From Daucus carota subsp. sativus chromosome 6, DH1 v3.0, whole genome shotgun sequence, the proteins below share one genomic window:
- the LOC108224437 gene encoding ribonuclease III domain-containing protein RNC1, chloroplastic-like isoform X1, giving the protein MELSSPFKPLANHHTPDFSFSSSLSPFPHQTHLKNPIFSNPSSSKFHLFAVAVNPQELPPNSPQRLLRELAERKKVVSPKRKVPPKRFILRPPLDDKRLAERFLNSPQLSLKSFPLLSSCLPSTRLNNADKTWIDEYLLEAKQALGYPLEPSDTYGDDNPAKQFDTLLYLAFQHPHCERTNARHIRSAHSRLGFLGQYVLELGLAEFFLQRYPRESPGPMRERVYALIGKRYLPKWIKAASLQNLVFPFDNMDRLVRKDREPPVKSVFWALFGAVYLCFGMPEVYRVLFEVFGMDPEDEECQPKLRRQLEDVDYVSVEFEAKKISWQDVAAYKPPEDALFAHPRLFRACVPPGMHRFRGNIWDYDSRPHVMEKLGYPLAMKDRIPEITEARNIELGLGLQLSFLHPSKHKFEHPRFCYERLEYVGQKIQDLVMAERLLMKHLDAPGRWLQERHRRLLMNKFCGKYLREKNLHRFIIYSDEVQDSYEHNRRLRNPATTSVQQAIHGLSYTIYGKPDVRRLMFEVFDFEQIQPKAII; this is encoded by the exons ATGGAGCTTTCTTCACCTTTCAAGCCTCTTGCAAACCATCACACTCCTGATTTCTCATTTTCCTCCTCTCTTTCACCTTTTCCACACCAAACCCACTTGAAAAATCCAATATTTAGCAACCCCTCTTCATCAAAATTTCATCTTTTTGCAGTTGCAGTGAACCCCCAAGAACTCCCCCCAAATAGCCCTCAAAGGCTTCTAAGAGAGCTTGCAGAGAGAAAAAAAGTTGTGTCCCCAAAAAGAAAAGTACCCCCTAAAAGATTTATTCTTAGACCCCCACTTGATGATAAAAGATTGGCTGAAAGGTTTCTGAATAGCCCACAATTGTCACTTAAGTCATTCCCTTTGTTGAGTTCTTGTTTGCCCTCGACTCGACTTAACAATGCTGATAAAACTTGGATTGATGAGTACTTACTTGAGGCTAAACAAGCACTTGGGTACCCATTGGAGCCTTCTGATACTTATGGGGATGATAATCCAGCTAAACAATTTGATACTTTGTTGTATTTGGCTTTTCAGCATCCACATTGTGAGAGGACTAATGCGCGGCACATAAGGTCTGCACATTCAAGGTTGGGGTTTTTGGGACAGTATGTGCTTGAATTGGGATTGGCTGAATTTTTCTTGCAGAGGTATCCAAGGGAATCGCCTGGTCCGATGAGGGAACGAGTGTATGCTCTGATTGGGAAGAGATATCTTCCAAAGTGGATTAAAGCTGCTAGCTTGCAGAATTTGGTGTTTCCATTTGATAATATGGATAGGCTAGTCAGGAAAGATCGCGAACCGCCAGTAAA ATCTGTATTCTGGGCTTTATTTGGGGCTGTATATTTGTGTTTTGGTATGCCGGAAGTTTACCGTGTTCTGTTCGAAGTATTTGGAATGGATCCTGAAGATGAAGAGTGCCAGCCTAAATTAAGGAGACAACTTGAAGATGTTGACTACGTCTCTGTAGAATTTGaagcaaaaaaaattagttggcaAGATGTTGCTGCATACAAG CCACCTGAAGATGCTCTTTTCGCACACCCAAGGCTTTTTCGGGCATGTGTTCCACCAGGAATGCATAGATTTCGAGGAAATATATGGGATTATGATAGCCGACCCCATGTTATGGAAAAACTGGGCTATCCTCTTGCAATGAAGGATAGAATTCCAGAAATTACAGAAGCCAGAAACATTGAACTTGGACTTGGATTACAG TTGTCTTTCTTGCACCCATCAAAGCACAAGTTTGAGCATCCGCGCTTCTGCTATGAGCGACTTGAATATGTTGGCCAAAAAATCCAG GATCTTGTTATGGCTGAAAGGTTGCTCATGAAGCATCTGGATGCCCCAGGGAGATGGTTACAGGAAAGACATAGGCGTCTTCTTATGAACAAGTTCTGTGGAAAGTATTTGAGGGAAAAAAATCTTCACCGCTTTATAATTTACAGCGATGAGGTCCAAGACTCTTATGAGCACAACCGCAGACTTAGAAATCCAGCCACGACTTCTGTTCAACAAGCAATTCATGGTCTCTCATACACTATATATGGAAAACCGGATGTTAGGCGCTTAATGTTTGAGGTTTTTGACTTTGAGCAAATCCAACCCAAAGCTATTATTTGA
- the LOC108224437 gene encoding ribonuclease III domain-containing protein RNC1, chloroplastic-like isoform X2 — translation MHRFRGNIWDYDSRPHVMEKLGYPLAMKDRIPEITEARNIELGLGLQLSFLHPSKHKFEHPRFCYERLEYVGQKIQDLVMAERLLMKHLDAPGRWLQERHRRLLMNKFCGKYLREKNLHRFIIYSDEVQDSYEHNRRLRNPATTSVQQAIHGLSYTIYGKPDVRRLMFEVFDFEQIQPKAII, via the exons ATGCATAGATTTCGAGGAAATATATGGGATTATGATAGCCGACCCCATGTTATGGAAAAACTGGGCTATCCTCTTGCAATGAAGGATAGAATTCCAGAAATTACAGAAGCCAGAAACATTGAACTTGGACTTGGATTACAG TTGTCTTTCTTGCACCCATCAAAGCACAAGTTTGAGCATCCGCGCTTCTGCTATGAGCGACTTGAATATGTTGGCCAAAAAATCCAG GATCTTGTTATGGCTGAAAGGTTGCTCATGAAGCATCTGGATGCCCCAGGGAGATGGTTACAGGAAAGACATAGGCGTCTTCTTATGAACAAGTTCTGTGGAAAGTATTTGAGGGAAAAAAATCTTCACCGCTTTATAATTTACAGCGATGAGGTCCAAGACTCTTATGAGCACAACCGCAGACTTAGAAATCCAGCCACGACTTCTGTTCAACAAGCAATTCATGGTCTCTCATACACTATATATGGAAAACCGGATGTTAGGCGCTTAATGTTTGAGGTTTTTGACTTTGAGCAAATCCAACCCAAAGCTATTATTTGA
- the LOC108225491 gene encoding BTB/POZ domain-containing protein SR1IP1 isoform X2: MADLVDQKATAAPLSTNFIMTTKKKELLSDAMKRTSEWIFSQEIPKDLTVHAGGTSFLLHKFPLVSKCGFIKRLMSGSSGVSLSVIKIPDIPGGAEAFELVSKFCYGINFDIGLHNIGILRCVSEYLEMTEDYATGNLVGRTETYLDEVALKSLGGAVSVLHSTESLLPIAEKMKLVNRCIDAVVLIASKENQFGSSAKELFGKARKRMEPKEEYEKRVVVETIVGLLPWEKNAMSVSFLSMLLRASIYLDTTVACRINLERRIGLQLDQAVLDDLLIPSFFPTTGDTLFDVDTVQRIMMNFLDREEGTCVAYNADEVRLSPPQPEMERVEKLMEDFLAEIASDSNLTVPKFVNFAECMPEHSRTTEDPKYRAIDIYLKAHPYISDTERKKVCSVMDCQKLSREACAHAAQSDRLPVQTVVQVLYYEQQRLREAMDSSLSSGDSPTPASKVTVISKDAHPVTDNELSKLEQENQDLKLELAKMKIQLEEIKRKTVKSSPNTPLVITYPSADKPPLAPKSIINSMSKKLGRLNLFVRADGTTPSRVQNRPSKDRRHSMS, translated from the exons ATGGCGGACCTCGTCGATCAGAAGGCTACTGCAGCACCTCTGTCCACAAATTTTATCATGACTACTAAGAAAAAGGAGCTTCTTTCTGATGCCATGAAAAGGACCAGTGAATG GATTTTTTCCCAAGAGATTCCAAAAGATCTCACCGTTCATGCTGGGGGGACTTCATTTTTACTGCACAAG TTTCCTTTAGTCTCTAAATGTGGATTCATTAAGAGGTTGATGTCAGGATCTAGCGGTGTTTCCCTATCTGTCATCAAAATTCCTGATATACCTGGAGGAGCAGAAGCATTCGAACTAGTGTCAAAATTTTGTTATGGAATCAACTTTGACATAGGGTTGCACAATATTGGCATCCTCAGATGTGTGTCAGAGTATCTCGAGATGACAGAGGACTATGCAACTGGAAACTTGGTGGGAAGAACCGAGACCTATTTGGATGAAGTTGCACTAAAAAGTCTAGGAGGGGCAGTATCAGTCTTGCATTCAACCGAAAGCTTACTTCCAATAGCTGAAAAAATGAAACTGGTGAACCGATGTATAGATGCGGTTGTACTGATAGCCTCCAAAGAGAACCAATTTGGTAGCTCAGCTAAG GAATTGTTCGGGAAGGCAAGGAAAAGAATGGAACCGAAAGAGGAGTATGAAAAGAGAGTCGTCGTAGAGACAATAGTTGGTCTTCTGCCATGGGAGAAGAATGCTATGTCAGTCAGCTTCCTGTCAATGCTCCTCCGAGCTTCCATATATCTTGATACAACAGTTGCTTGCAGGATCAACCTGGAGAGGAGAATTGGCTTGCAACTTGACCAGGCTGTTTTAGATGACTTACTGATACCTTCTTTTTTTCCCACTACTGGGGACACATTGTTTGATGTTGACACTGTGCAGCGTATCATGATGAATTTCCTTGATCGCGAAGAAGGAACTTGTGTAGCTTACAACGCAGATGAAGTTCGTCTCTCACCACCCCAACCTGAGATGGAGCGGGTAGAAAAGCTAATGGAAGATTTCCTTGCTGAAATAGCCTCGGATAGTAACTTAACTGTTCCAAAGTTTGTTAATTTTGCTGAATGCATGCCTGAGCATTCAAGGACAACTGAGGACCCGAAGTACCGAGCCATAGATATATACTTAAAG GCTCATCCTTATATAAGTGACACGGAAAGGAAGAAAGTGTGCAGTGTGATGGACTGCCAGAAACTATCTCGCGAGGCCTGCGCTCATGCTGCTCAGAGTGACAGGCTTCCTGTTCAAACTGTGGTACAAGTCCTTTACTATGAGCAGCAGCGCCTCAGAGAGGCCATGGATAGCAGTCTGTCAAGTGGAGATTCCCCGACTCCTGCATCTAAAGTGACTGTAATATCCAAAGACGCTCATCCTGTAACCGACAACGAGCTCTCCAAATTAGAACAAGAAAACCAGGACTTGAAACTCGAGCTGGCCAAAATGAAAATACAGTTGGAAGAGATCAAGAGGAAGACAGTTAAATCATCTCCCAACACTCCCTTAGTGATCACTTATCCATCTGCTGATAAACCTCCTTTAGCCCCGAAATCAATCATTAACTCTATGTCTAAGAAACTAGGGcgacttaatttatttgttcGCGCTGATGGAACAACTCCCAGTAGAGTGCAGAATAGACCTAGTAAAGATCGCAGGCATTCTATGTCTTGA
- the LOC108225491 gene encoding BTB/POZ domain-containing protein SR1IP1 isoform X1, giving the protein MADLVDQKATAAPLSTNFIMTTKKKELLSDAMKRTSEWIFSQEIPKDLTVHAGGTSFLLHKFPLVSKCGFIKRLMSGSSGVSLSVIKIPDIPGGAEAFELVSKFCYGINFDIGLHNIGILRCVSEYLEMTEDYATGNLVGRTETYLDEVALKSLGGAVSVLHSTESLLPIAEKMKLVNRCIDAVVLIASKENQFGSSAKVKSETDEVHSSSYHSKEIDYWWAEELTVLRIEMFQRVLIAMMAMGFDQYALGPILMLYAKKWLRGLELFGKARKRMEPKEEYEKRVVVETIVGLLPWEKNAMSVSFLSMLLRASIYLDTTVACRINLERRIGLQLDQAVLDDLLIPSFFPTTGDTLFDVDTVQRIMMNFLDREEGTCVAYNADEVRLSPPQPEMERVEKLMEDFLAEIASDSNLTVPKFVNFAECMPEHSRTTEDPKYRAIDIYLKAHPYISDTERKKVCSVMDCQKLSREACAHAAQSDRLPVQTVVQVLYYEQQRLREAMDSSLSSGDSPTPASKVTVISKDAHPVTDNELSKLEQENQDLKLELAKMKIQLEEIKRKTVKSSPNTPLVITYPSADKPPLAPKSIINSMSKKLGRLNLFVRADGTTPSRVQNRPSKDRRHSMS; this is encoded by the exons ATGGCGGACCTCGTCGATCAGAAGGCTACTGCAGCACCTCTGTCCACAAATTTTATCATGACTACTAAGAAAAAGGAGCTTCTTTCTGATGCCATGAAAAGGACCAGTGAATG GATTTTTTCCCAAGAGATTCCAAAAGATCTCACCGTTCATGCTGGGGGGACTTCATTTTTACTGCACAAG TTTCCTTTAGTCTCTAAATGTGGATTCATTAAGAGGTTGATGTCAGGATCTAGCGGTGTTTCCCTATCTGTCATCAAAATTCCTGATATACCTGGAGGAGCAGAAGCATTCGAACTAGTGTCAAAATTTTGTTATGGAATCAACTTTGACATAGGGTTGCACAATATTGGCATCCTCAGATGTGTGTCAGAGTATCTCGAGATGACAGAGGACTATGCAACTGGAAACTTGGTGGGAAGAACCGAGACCTATTTGGATGAAGTTGCACTAAAAAGTCTAGGAGGGGCAGTATCAGTCTTGCATTCAACCGAAAGCTTACTTCCAATAGCTGAAAAAATGAAACTGGTGAACCGATGTATAGATGCGGTTGTACTGATAGCCTCCAAAGAGAACCAATTTGGTAGCTCAGCTAAGGTAAAGAGTGAAACTGATGAAGTGCATTCTTCTTCATATCATTCAAAAGAAATTGACTATTGGTGGGCTGAAGAATTAACTGTACTCAGAATTGAAATGTTCCAAAGGGTTCTTATTGCAATGATGGCAATGGGGTTTGATCAGTATGCACTTGGTCCAATTCTAATGCTTTATGCCAAGAAATGGCTTCGAGGTTTG GAATTGTTCGGGAAGGCAAGGAAAAGAATGGAACCGAAAGAGGAGTATGAAAAGAGAGTCGTCGTAGAGACAATAGTTGGTCTTCTGCCATGGGAGAAGAATGCTATGTCAGTCAGCTTCCTGTCAATGCTCCTCCGAGCTTCCATATATCTTGATACAACAGTTGCTTGCAGGATCAACCTGGAGAGGAGAATTGGCTTGCAACTTGACCAGGCTGTTTTAGATGACTTACTGATACCTTCTTTTTTTCCCACTACTGGGGACACATTGTTTGATGTTGACACTGTGCAGCGTATCATGATGAATTTCCTTGATCGCGAAGAAGGAACTTGTGTAGCTTACAACGCAGATGAAGTTCGTCTCTCACCACCCCAACCTGAGATGGAGCGGGTAGAAAAGCTAATGGAAGATTTCCTTGCTGAAATAGCCTCGGATAGTAACTTAACTGTTCCAAAGTTTGTTAATTTTGCTGAATGCATGCCTGAGCATTCAAGGACAACTGAGGACCCGAAGTACCGAGCCATAGATATATACTTAAAG GCTCATCCTTATATAAGTGACACGGAAAGGAAGAAAGTGTGCAGTGTGATGGACTGCCAGAAACTATCTCGCGAGGCCTGCGCTCATGCTGCTCAGAGTGACAGGCTTCCTGTTCAAACTGTGGTACAAGTCCTTTACTATGAGCAGCAGCGCCTCAGAGAGGCCATGGATAGCAGTCTGTCAAGTGGAGATTCCCCGACTCCTGCATCTAAAGTGACTGTAATATCCAAAGACGCTCATCCTGTAACCGACAACGAGCTCTCCAAATTAGAACAAGAAAACCAGGACTTGAAACTCGAGCTGGCCAAAATGAAAATACAGTTGGAAGAGATCAAGAGGAAGACAGTTAAATCATCTCCCAACACTCCCTTAGTGATCACTTATCCATCTGCTGATAAACCTCCTTTAGCCCCGAAATCAATCATTAACTCTATGTCTAAGAAACTAGGGcgacttaatttatttgttcGCGCTGATGGAACAACTCCCAGTAGAGTGCAGAATAGACCTAGTAAAGATCGCAGGCATTCTATGTCTTGA
- the LOC108227768 gene encoding peroxidase 73-like, producing the protein MGGQVLVPLSICVSFWLILHPGLASGALSTNYYANVCPKVESIVREVVKTKINQTFVTIPATLRLFFHDCLVQGCDASIMIQSREDNTAEKDHPDNLSLAGDGYDTVIKAKAAVDEVPGCKNKVSCADILAMATRDVISLSGGPSYRVELGRLDGLVSTSSSVYGKIPKPTFNLDQLTYFFSSLGLNRMDMIALSAAHTVGFSHCDQFANRIYNFSRNRKVDPALSRKYSAELQSMCPIDVDPRIAVDMDPVSPRKFDNQYYKNLQVGKGLFSSDQVLYNDYRSRPFVNIWAGNSAAFERAFIVGMTKLGRIQVKTRGSKSGNIRQDCAVFNS; encoded by the exons ATGGGTGGCCAAGTATTAGTACCCTTGTCGATTTGTGTTAGTTTCTGGCTGATCCTCCACCCCGGTTTGGCATCCGGAGCTCTGAGTACAAACTACTATGCCAATGTGTGTCCTAAGGTGGAATCTATTGTGCGCGAAGTCgtcaaaacaaaaattaaccaAACCTTTGTTACCATCCCTGCAACTCTTCGTCTCTTTTTCCATGACTGCTTAGTCCAG GGTTGTGATGCATCAATTATGATTCAATCAAGAGAAGACAATACAGCTGAGAAGGATCACCCGGATAATCTGTCACTGGCTGGAGACGGATATGACACGGTGATAAAAGCTAAAGCTGCAGTGGATGAGGTTCCTGGTTGCAAAAACAAAGTTTCATGCGCTGACATTCTTGCCATGGCTACTCGAGATGTCATTTCTCTG TCTGGTGGACCTTCATACCGAGTGGAGTTGGGAAGATTAGATGGGCTGGTATCCACTTCTTCAAGTGTGTATGGGAAGATCCCAAAGCCTACCTTCAATTTGGATCAGCTCACTTACTTTTTTTCTTCACTTGGCTTAAACCGAATGGATATGATTGCTCTATCAG CTGCTCACACAGTGGGGTTTTCTCACTGTGACCAATTTGCAAATCGCATATACAATTTCAGCCGTAACAGAAAGGTAGATCCAGCGCTAAGCAGGAAGTACTCGGCTGAGTTACAATCAATGTGCCCTATAGATGTTGACCCAAGAATAGCTGTTGATATGGATCCAGTTTCCCCCAGAAAATTTGACAACCAATACTACAAGAATCTTCAGGTGGGCAAGGGGCTCTTCAGCTCTGATCAGGTTCTCTATAATGATTATAGATCCAGGCCGTTCGTTAACATCTGGGCTGGCAACTCCGCAGCTTTTGAGCGAGCCTTTATTGTGGGCATGACCAAACTGGGTCGGATCCAAGTGAAGACCCGAGGAAGCAAATCTGGTAATATTCGTCAAGATTGTGCTGTATTTAATTCATAG
- the LOC108227766 gene encoding uncharacterized protein LOC108227766 has protein sequence MPASRHCFRIDTAELKVRIETKIGEKKAEKYFNLLDRYLSRQVFKSEFDRVCVDLIGRQNISIHNELIRAIVSNAAFSKTPPPRPVKRNASLSVKVPNGFQKSGLQSQCKDVLPRSPKKGRTPNIRERKFNDRPSPLGPHGKTHNVTFDDLTAKGQEHQNVMDLVSLGSRPPGEVNSVEDGEEVEQASGSPGIYSRSSVRAPLGISIHAKGSRKLLSYGGTPAVLNPSCYTSGELPGNNSLKGRLDQKLESEGLKISMDGVNLLNAGLDVFLKGLLKPCLQLAGSRSEHNHFNQVRNQAATGANVTRPVQYAQTPVKFFPTSMLDVRVAMELNPKMLGSNWPLHLEKISLGVSDNCF, from the coding sequence ATGCCAGCTAGTCGGCATTGTTTCCGGATAGATACTGCAGAGTTGAAAGTTCGGATCGAAACCAAAATTGGGGAGAAAAAAGCAGAGAAGTATTTTAATCTGTTAGACAGGTATTTGAGTCGCCAGGTGTTCAAATCGGAATTTGATAGAGTTTGTGTTGATTTGATAGGGAGGCAGAATATTAGTATACATAATGAACTTATTCGAGCGATTGTGAGTAATGCAGCGTTTTCTAAGACTCCTCCGCCGAGACCAGTTAAGCGGAATGCTTCCTTAAGTGTCAAAGTGCCAAATGGTTTTCAGAAGAGTGGTTTGCAGTCGCAATGTAAAGATGTGTTACCTAGGTCTCCTAAGAAGGGAAGGACTCCTAATATTCGGGAACGGAAGTTTAACGATCGGCCAAGTCCTCTCGGGCCTCATGGGAAGACCCATAATGTTACTTTTGATGATCTGACTGCAAAAGGTCAAGAACATCAAAATGTTATGGATTTAGTATCTCTAGGTAGCCGACCACCAGGTGAAGTTAACTCTGTTGAAGATGGAGAAGAGGTTGAGCAGGCATCTGGAAGCCCGGGAATATATAGTAGAAGCTCAGTTAGAGCTCCGCTTGGCATTTCCATACATGCAAAAGGTAGTAGGAAATTACTATCTTACGGAGGTACTCCTGCTGTGTTAAACCCGTCTTGTTATACCAGTGGTGAGCTTCCTGGGAATAACTCTTTAAAGGGTAGGTTGGATCAGAAGTTGGAGTCGGAGGGCTTGAAAATTTCAATGGATGGCGTTAACTTGTTGAATGCCGGGCTGGATGTTTTTCTAAAAGGATTGCTAAAACCCTGTTTACAGCTAGCTGGTTCTAGGTCGGAACACAATCACTTCAACCAAGTTAGAAATCAGgctgcaactggtgcaaatgttACGAGGCCTGTGCAATACGCCCAAACTCCAGTTAAATTTTTTCCAACTTCTATGTTGGATGTCCGTGTTGCAATGGAGTTAAATCCCAAAATGCTTGGTAGCAATTGGCCACTGCACCTTGAGAAGATTTCCTTGGGTGTGTCAGACAATTGTTTCTAG
- the LOC108225190 gene encoding LOB domain-containing protein 38: MSCNGCRVLRKGCSESCVLRHCLQWIESPEAQAHATSFVAKFFGRAGLMSFISAVPQAQRPAIFQSLLFEAAGRTINPVNGAVGLLWTGKWHECQAAVETILRGGTLRPVSEFPSAGLNGVVSDLSNMFKHGNEVSSSRSKRRRLCESSKLSQVVDLDLSLTRGYEVSDKRRLDTVSRNSEESVTTTWFGAGEPKLLNLF; this comes from the exons aTGAGCTGCAATGGATGCCGAGTTCTGAGGAAAGGGTGCAGCGAGAGCTGTGTGCTCAGGCATTGTTTGCAGTGGATTGAGAGCCCGGAAGCTCAGGCTCACGCCACTTCTTTTGTGGCCAAATTCTTCGGCCGCGCTGGGCTCATGTCTTTCATTTCTGCTGTTCCTCAAGCCCAGAGACCTG CAATATTTCAATCCTTACTGTTTGAGGCTGCGGGACGCACGATAAACCCTGTGAACGGAGCCGTGGGGCTTCTATGGACAGGGAAATGGCACGAGTGTCAAGCGGCTGTGGAAACAATTCTCCGCGGTGGTACTCTGCGTCCAGTTTCAGAGTTCCCCTCAGCAGGACTAAATGGAGTAGTATCTGATTTATCCAACATGTTCAAGCATGGAAACGAGGTCTCGAGTTCAAGATCAAAGCGCAGACGCCTATGCGAATCATCCAAGCTTTCACAAGTGGTTGATCTTGATCTCAGCTTAACGCGAGGCTACGAGGTTTCAGATAAAAGGCGGCTGGACACTGTTTCCAGAAACTCTGAGGAATCTGTGACAACTACTTGGTTTGGAGCCGGAGAACCTAAACTTCTGAACTTGTTTTGA
- the LOC108225434 gene encoding uncharacterized protein LOC108225434: protein MEEVRASSEWVSSHASHVTVNLSGIEKVAESMKNSIPKVEWDYEGIHYFDNGPLSVQYLFVLDALNFCFWPDKDLTYDHLAAGLKAALQDDKSAFDADRLQTYTGPELRKLLNWTKPLPLEDERVRLIHEVGFELERSFEGKASKLVESCGKSAAKLVALVTQFFPGFRDHTVYKGHQVFLYKRAQIFAADLWGAFKGESYGEFHDIGSITMFADYIVPAVLQQLGVLRYSSSLANMIEDGTEICSGSEEEIELRACSIYAVEKMREVLHKKIGKQVLSVELDLWLWSVGVQCPSLQHHRTLSIYY, encoded by the exons ATGGAAGAGGTTAGGGCAAGCTCTGAGTGGGTTTCTTCTCATGCTTCTCATGTCACGGTTAATTTATCAG GCATTGAGAAGGTAGCTGAAAGTATGAAAAACTCAATACCCAAAGTGGAATGGGATTATGAAGGAATTCATTACTTTGACAATGGCCCCCTCTCTGTGCAGTACTTGTTTGTACTTGATGCTTTGAACTTCTGCTTTTGGCCTG ACAAGGATTTGACATATGATCATTTGGCTGCGGGATTGAAGGCTGCTCTTCAGGACGATAAATCTGCTTTTGACGCTGATCGTTTACAAACATACACTG GTCCTGAGCTGCGTAAATTACTGAATTGGACAAAGCCACTTCCTCTGGAGGATGAACGTGTGCGCCTAATTCACGAG GTTGGCTTTGAGTTGGAGAGAAGCTTTGAGGGGAAGGCATCCAAACTTGTAGAGTCTTGTGGAAAATCTGCAGCGAAGCTTGTAGCTCTCGTGACTCAGTTTTTTCCAG GATTTCGCGATCACACAGTCTACAAGGGCCACCAAGTTTTCTTGTATAAACGAGCTCAGATATTTGCTGCTGACTTGTGGGGTGCTTTTAAGGGTGAAAGCTATGGAGAATTCCATGATATAGGTTCCATCACTATGTTTGCAGACTATATTGTTCCTGCAGTGCTTCAACAGCTTGGAGTGCTTAGATATAGTTCATCCCTAGCCAACATGATTGAGGATGGTACTGAAATTTGTTCAGGCAGTGAGGAGGAAATTGAATTGCGAGCTTGCTCAATTTATGCTGTGGAGAAAATGAGGGAAGTGCTGCATAAGAAAATTGGGAAGCAG GTATTGAGTGTGGAACTGGATCTCTGGTTATGGTCAGTTGGAGTCCAATGCCCATCTCTGCAACACCACCGGACACTGTCCATATACTATTAG